One segment of Fusarium oxysporum f. sp. lycopersici 4287 chromosome 7, whole genome shotgun sequence DNA contains the following:
- a CDS encoding STE/STE11/CDC15 protein kinase (At least one base has a quality score < 10), which yields MIESEIDLLKNLHHDNIVKYIGFVKSVDALNIILEYCENGSLHSICKAYGKFPENLVGVYMTQVLQGLQYLHDQGVIHRDIKGANILTTKDGTVKLADFGVSTSTLAGGQDKEAQVVGTPYWMAPEIIQLSGASSASDIWSVGCTVIELLQGKPPYHNLAAMPALFAIVNDDHPPLPEGISAAARDFLMQCFQKDPNLRVTARKLLRHAWITGCRRTEAPVSKTPANFSDAVEEVKQWNKALKSSGPRLRQSTGSDAGPSSRFLGGTPAKGGLSLAKLRPGAGAFSKPELADDDNWDDDFATSISPSALQLPHLKPQDNFGGLLSSDRLKAFASVNDGRNDSNSYDDDFEGELMTIKGPGHWQDIDPQEQTIRPLPKKPTKSSEPVKTHSRNKSSSSKVAGAGRTRSPTKSNLNTKFELPPRPDIIYREQSMEDFSDLFVDNDNVFTHNANQAVRRNSRQTDAPQLFHPSDLTSLPRSMQESGSGSMKKKPLSRPSVLPDRPMRRTRSSIEIQKFAEDDDEDFSDVFGPESSIAEKEESEKGSEDGGLMLMSRVSSNSWLGDDEDEDDPFASMDPGWDEMDLEANIARDRHARLAERVEDLVRSLKTTEGEDALAEFSEDLLALLWENNEVKNLIISAHGLLPILEILEPCTVKSRQYMILQLLKVVNAIILDDVEIQENLCFVGGIPIITKFAARQYSDEIRLEAAAFVRQMYQTSTLTLQMFVSAGGLNVLVEFLDEDYDVTRDLVLIGVNGIWNVFELQGPTPKNDFCRIFSRSKILYPLALVLHRVLDEEGEDELGELVEGRIVNIFYLFSQAENYVKEVVADRQVLKSVLKDLRRMTPIHQITMLKFIKNLSMLSTTIESLHSADAIEFLIDLLSYSMKKGQTHFREISNQVLNTLFNLCRLSKERQEDAAVGGIIPLLLRIMQTDRPPKEFALPILCDMAHSGSKGRRYLWQNKGLNFYVSLLTDQYWQVTALDAILVWLQEETANVETHLADGNFTRAIISCFSTNRVNAFDSNLLEPLLKLLRLSPSVAASLAKPEMFAGIAQRLTHKKAVVRLNLLRLVRTIMDACEPGLGSGDGTRSLNSSQVRSLMAAIQTLSEKDSAVLVRNLASELVRSNIEPSGRSSEGASGAVPSSSSSRRPGSRRGASYTPPGLHSSASVPQTPTHRSRGSLASNTYIEVAASPRRTAAVEREREGALYRPRSRDGPTGIPRRVSGEFVSAKSRLPRTSLATSSSSRAAIGISANGNSPALNSRSDITMSARSDSSLSNKENVGRAPSSRDGLRSRDGLSSRDGLSSRDGLGSRDGSMASPGLPEVAERAGINKRRSRMPGEPKWT from the exons ATGATCGAG AGTGAAATCGATCTGCTCAAGAACCTTCAT CATGACAACATTGTCAAGTACATTGGCTTTGTCAAGTCCGTTGACGCCCTCAACATTATTCTAGA ATACTGTGAGAATGGTTCTCTGCACTCAATATGCAAGGCATATGGCAAGTTCCCCGAGAATCTGGTTGGGGTCTACATGACGCAGGTCCTGCAGGGACTACAATACCTGCACGACCAGGGTGTAATACATAGAGATATCAAAGGCGCCAACATTCTCACCACAAAGGATGGCACCGTCAAACTCGCAGACTTCGGCGTTTCAACCAGCACCCTCGCTGGTGGTCAGGATAAGGAGGCACAGGTTGTCGGCACACCATATTGGATGGCCCCTGAGATCATTCAGCTTTCCGGGGCGAGTTCCGCATCCGATATTTGGAGTGTTGGATGCACGGTtatcgagcttcttcaaggcaAGCCGCCATATCACAACTTGGCTGCTATGCCTGCTCTATTCGCAATTGTCAACGACGATCACCCCCCACTGCCTGAAGGCATCTCTGCT GCTGCCCGTGATTTTCTCATGCAATGTTTCCAAAAAGACCCCAATCTTCGTGTAACTGCCCGAAAACTACTTCGTCATGCCTGGATTACAGGTTGTCGCCGAACTGAAGCACCTGTATCAAAAACACCAGCCAATTTCAGCGATGCTGTGGAGGAAGTGAAGCAATGGAACAAAGCTCTAAAATCCTCCGGACCAAGACTTCGACAATCGACAGGCTCTGATGCCGGGCCTTCGTCAAGATTTCTTGGTGGAACTCCTGCCAAGGGAGGTCTGTCACTTGCAAAACTACGTCCTGGCGCAGGAGCTTTCAGTAAGCCTGAACTAGCTG ATGATGACAACTGGGACGATGATTTTGCGACATCTATTTCACCAAGCGCACTACAACTGCCGCATCTCAAGCCACAAGACAACTTCGGTGGTCTACTATCGAGTGATCGTCTCAAAGCCTTTGCCTCAGTGAATGATGGAAGAAATGACAGTAATTCGTACGATGACGACTTTGAGGGCGAGTTGATGACAATAAAGGGGCCAGGCCACTGGCAAGACATCGATCCACAGGAGCAGACAATCAGACCATTACCGAAGAAGCCCACGAAATCCTCAGAGCCTGTGAAAACGCACAGTCGAAATAAATCAAGCTCAAGTAAGGTCGCTGGTGCAGGCCGGACCAGATCGCCGACAAAATCAAATCTAAATACCAAGTTCGAGCTTCCACCAAGGCCAGATATCATCTATCGGGAACAAAGTATGGAAGACTTCTCAGATCTATTCGTGGATAATGACAACGTCTTCACTCACAATGCGAATCAAGCTGTTAGACGA AACTCACGACAGACTGATGCACCACAACTCTTTCACCCATCTGATCTTACATCATTACCGAGGTCAATGCAGGAATCTGGCTCAGGTagtatgaagaagaagcctttGTCTCGACCATCAGTTCTCCCTGACAGGCCAATGCGACGAACACGATCATCGATAGAAATCCAGAAGTTCgcagaagatgacgacgaagattTTAGCGATGTTTTCGGACCTGAATCATCAATAGCGGAGAAAGAGGAGAGCGAAAAGGGGTCCGAGGACGGCGGTTTGATGCTCATGTCTCGTGTGTCGAGCAATTCCTGGCTAGgagacgacgaagacgaagatgatcCCTTCGCATCGATGGATCCAGgatgggatgagatggatcTGGAGGCCAACATCGCCAGAGACCGACATGCCAGGTTAGCCGAGAGGGTAGAGGACTTGGTAAGGTCTCTCAAAACGACTGAGGGTGAGGACGCCCTGGCTGAGTTCTCGGAAGATTTG CTTGCCTTGCTCTGGGAGAACAACGAGGTGAAGAATCTAATCATCAGCGCTCACGGGTTGTTACCGATTCTTGAAATTTTGGAGCCTTGTACCGTCAAAAGCAGGCAGTACATGATCCTGCAGCTCCTCAAGGTCGTCAATGCA ATCATCCTCGATGATGTGGAAATTCAAGAAAACTTGTGTTTCGTTGGTGGCATTCCCATTATTACCAAGTTTGCTGCACGACAATACTCCGATGAGATTCGTCTTGAGGCGGCTGCTTTTGTCCGGCAGATGTATCAAACGTCGACATTGACCCTACAGATGTTCGTGTCTGCGGGTGGTTTGAACGTGCTGGTCGAGTTCCTTGATGAGGATTACGACGTTACTCGAGACCTTGTTCTTATTGGGGTCAACGGTATCTGGAACGTATTTGAGCTTCAAGGACCAACCCCCAAGAACGACTTTTGCAGAATCTTCTCACGAAGCAAGATTCTATATCCGTTGGCGCTTGTCTTGCACCGAGTCTTAGACGAAGAGGGCGAGGACGAGCTTGGTGAGCTTGTCGAAGGACGCATCGTCAACATTTTCTATCTCTTCAGTCAAGCTGAGAACTACGTCAAGGAGGTTGTAGCAGATCGGCAAGTACTGAAGAGTGTACTAAAAGATCTACGGCGCATGACGCCAATACATCAGATCACAATgctcaagttcatcaagaacctttCGATGCTTTCGACGACGATTGAGTCGCTGCACTCAGCCGATGCTATCGAATTCTTGATCGATCTTCTGAGCTACAGCATGAAGAAGGGCCAGACACATTTCCGTGAAATATCTAATCAGGTTCTCAACACATTATTTAATCTCTGCCGCCTGAGCAAGGAACGACAGGAggatgctgctgttggtggcATTATTCCTCTACTGCTGAGAATCATGCAGACCGATCGACCTCCGAAAGAATTCGCCCTCCCGATACTCTGTGACATGGCACACTCAGGGTCCAAGGGCCGCAGATACTTGTGGCAGAACAAGGGTCTCAACTTTTACGTATCATTACTTACAGACCAGTACTGGCAGGTTACTGCGCTCGATGCCATCTTGGTCTGGCTACAGGAGGAAACAGCTAATGTAGAGACTCACCTTGCTGATGGTAACTTCACACGAGCGATTATCAGTTGCTTTAGCACCAACAGGGTGAACGCCTTTGATTCCAACCTATTGGAACCACTACTCAAACTTCTGCGCCTCAGCCCGTCAGTCGCGGCCTCGCTGGCGAAGCCCGAGATGTTTGCGGGCATTGCGCAGCGTTTGACTCACAAGAAGGCGGTTGTGCGACTTAACCTCCTGAGACTGGTGAGGACTATCATGGATGCTTGTGAGCCTGGCTTGGGCAGTGGCGATGGAACGAGATCCCTCAACAGCTCCCAGGTGCGATCTCTCATGGCTGCTATTCAGACTCTATCAGAGAAGGACTCGGCTGTCCTCGTACGAAACCTCGCTTCGGAGTTGGTGCGGTCCAACATCGAGCCAAGTGGAAGATCCAGCGAGGGAGCGTCCGGTGCTGTACCAagttcatcgtcgtcaagaaGGCCAGGATCCCGACGGGGTGCAAGCTACACACCCCCTGGCTTACATTCGTCGGCGTCAGTTCCGCAGACACCTACGCATAGGAGCCGTGGTAGTCTTGCGAGCAATACTTATATCGAAGTAGCAGCGAGTCCACGGCGAACAGCTGCTGTCGAACGAGAACGGGAGGGAGCACTATACAGGCCCCGAAGTAGGGATGGGCCAACAGGTATCCCCCGGCGTGTCAGCGGCGAATTTGTATCCGCAAAGAGTCGCCTCCCTCGCACATCGCTGGCTACGTCGAGTAGCTCCAGAGCAGCCATAGGGATCAGTGCCAACGGCAACAGTCCGGCCCTAAACTCCCGCAGCGATATTACCATGAGCGCCCGAAGCGATAGCAGCTTGAGCAATAAGGAGAATGTAGGCCGCGCGCCGAGCAGTCGCGATGGACTCAGAAGCAGAGATGGGTTGAGCAGTAGAGATGGATTGAGTAGTAGAGACGGGCTCGGCAGTAGAGATGGCAGCATGGCATCTCCAGGGTTGCCAGAGGTAGCAGAACGAGCGGGCATAAATAAGAGACGGAGTCGAATGCCCGGAGAGCCCAAATGGACTTGA
- a CDS encoding hypothetical protein (At least one base has a quality score < 10): MARSDDRRRDMLEERINSLFRDGSNTQDRNNTNSHPSYDDLDLGWHEGPRPRPAVMIPVSGLPGRAPEENGAQRQRLPSVVTHPVIRTDDSEEMSQRRAHRSAMREALRASNRHTRFAPMQRVDGLGDRDRSLSPEVWDTLLSTLTPDPQPPSAGSSFASNVASQSAGATSGTSFTTPDQDPDALADQACESGCEGSETEGPDESLSVLDRIRRRRAEMRRVHVRIPEAGQDALVDGGAIRDNGAVGSDSRQRRSPDGLVPSDHHHRLRTWRRERSLRSRSAWVGHLSVGNSDDEQGPERNRQNRESSATSGSNTNFEDDWIGMQRIVRSLARREDIPDEWWAEAGLSRTLPGDGTE; this comes from the exons ATGGCTAGATCGGATGATCGCAGAAGGGACATGCTTGAAGAGCGCATAAACTCGCTGTTTAGGGATGGCAGCAACACACAAGACCGAAACAATACCAATTCACATCCATCATACGACGATTTGGATCTGGGTTGGCATGAGGGTCCTCGACCTCGCCCTGCAGTG ATGATACCAGTGTCGGGGCTTCCTGGACGAGCTCCTGAAGAGAATGGAGCTCAACGGCAGAGACTTCCTTCTGTTGTAACACACCCCGTGATTCGCACAGATGACTCTGAAGAAATGAGCCAGCGCCGAGCTCACCGCTCGGCAATGCGCGAAGCTCTCCGTGCATCAAACAGGCATACGCGATTCGCACCTATGCAACGTGTCGACGGACTTGGCGACCGTGATAGGAGCCTCAGTCCAGAGGTGTGGGATACTCTTCTATCCACACTTACCCCTGACCCTCAACCACCTAGCGCAGGTTCTTCTTTTGCATCAAATGTTGCATCTCAGAGCGCCGGTGCTACATCAGGCACCTCTTTCACCACGCCCGACCAAGACCCTGATGCACTGGCTGACCAGGCCTGTGAGTCAGGTTGCGAAGGCTCCGAAACTGAGGGCCCTGATGAGTCTCTGAGTGTCCTGGATCGAATTAGAAGACGCCGGGCAGAGATGCGACGTGTTCACGTAAGAATACCTGAAGCTGGCCAAGACGCCCTAGTTGATGGAGGCGCCATTCGGGATAACGGGGCAGTTGGTTCTGATTCCAGACAACGAAGATCCCCGGATGGACTAGTGCCCAGTGATCATCACCACAGGCTCAGGACTTGGCGCCGAGAGCGCTCCCTCCGATCACGTTCCGCCTGGGTGGGACACTTGTCCGTGGGCAACTCAGACGACGAGCAAGGGCCGGAACGAAACAGACAAAACCGAGAGAGCTCAGCAACATCAGGAAGCAACACAAACTTTGAAGATGACTGGATAGGAATGCAGCGCATCGTGCGTAGCCTAGCACGACGTGAAGATATCCCCGATGAATGGTGGGCTGAGGCTGGCCTCAGTCGAACCCTACCAGGGGATGGGACAGAATAA
- a CDS encoding STE/STE11/CDC15 protein kinase (At least one base has a quality score < 10), producing the protein MPERQYHANGRAAVASRERPYTPGTPSRKDKIRESSALQDPGLKDYRLGECLGKGAFGSVYKAFNWGNGEAVAVKQIKLADLPKSELRMIESEIDLLKNLHHDNIVKYIGFVKSVDALNIILEYCENGSLHSICKAYGKFPENLVGVYMTQVLQGLQYLHDQGVIHRDIKGANILTTKDGTVKLADFGVSTSTLAGGQDKEAQVVGTPYWMAPEIIQLSGASSASDIWSVGCTVIELLQGKPPYHNLAAMPALFAIVNDDHPPLPEGISAAARDFLMQCFQKDPNLRVTARKLLRHAWITGCRRTEAPVSKTPANFSDAVEEVKQWNKALKSSGPRLRQSTGSDAGPSSRFLGGTPAKGGLSLAKLRPGAGAFSKPELADDDNWDDDFATSISPSALQLPHLKPQDNFGGLLSSDRLKAFASVNDGRNDSNSYDDDFEGELMTIKGPGHWQDIDPQEQTIRPLPKKPTKSSEPVKTHSRNKSSSSKVAGAGRTRSPTKSNLNTKFELPPRPDIIYREQSMEDFSDLFVDNDNVFTHNANQAVRRVSYMCLDPMRSRLTKLQNSRQTDAPQLFHPSDLTSLPRSMQESGSGSMKKKPLSRPSVLPDRPMRRTRSSIEIQKFAEDDDEDFSDVFGPESSIAEKEESEKGSEDGGLMLMSRVSSNSWLGDDEDEDDPFASMDPGWDEMDLEANIARDRHARLAERVEDLVRSLKTTEGEDALAEFSEDLLALLWENNEVKNLIISAHGLLPILEILEPCTVKSRQYMILQLLKVVNAIILDDVEIQENLCFVGGIPIITKFAARQYSDEIRLEAAAFVRQMYQTSTLTLQMFVSAGGLNVLVEFLDEDYDVTRDLVLIGVNGIWNVFELQGPTPKNDFCRIFSRSKILYPLALVLHRVLDEEGEDELGELVEGRIVNIFYLFSQAENYVKEVVADRQVLKSVLKDLRRMTPIHQITMLKFIKNLSMLSTTIESLHSADAIEFLIDLLSYSMKKGQTHFREISNQVLNTLFNLCRLSKERQEDAAVGGIIPLLLRIMQTDRPPKEFALPILCDMAHSGSKGRRYLWQNKGLNFYVSLLTDQYWQVTALDAILVWLQEETANVETHLADGNFTRAIISCFSTNRVNAFDSNLLEPLLKLLRLSPSVAASLAKPEMFAGIAQRLTHKKAVVRLNLLRLVRTIMDACEPGLGSGDGTRSLNSSQVRSLMAAIQTLSEKDSAVLVRNLASELVRSNIEPSGRSSEGASGAVPSSSSSRRPGSRRGASYTPPGLHSSASVPQTPTHRSRGSLASNTYIEVAASPRRTAAVEREREGALYRPRSRDGPTGIPRRVSGEFVSAKSRLPRTSLATSSSSRAAIGISANGNSPALNSRSDITMSARSDSSLSNKENVGRAPSSRDGLRSRDGLSSRDGLSSRDGLGSRDGSMASPGLPEVAERAGINKRRSRMPGEPKWT; encoded by the exons ATGCCCGAGCGGCAGTACCACGCCAATGGCCGCGCCGCCGTGGCCTCCCGCGAACGACCCTATACACCAGGAACACCTTCACGAAAAGACAAGATACGAGAAAGCTCTGCCCTTCAAGATCCAGGACTCAAGGACTAC CGTTTAGGTGAATGCCTCGGGAAAGGTGCTTTCGGATCTGTGTACAAGGCTTTCAACTGGGGAAATGGCGAGGCAGTTGCTGTGAAGCAGATCAAGCTCGCAGATCTTCCCAAGAGCGAATTGCGCATGATCGAG AGTGAAATCGATCTGCTCAAGAACCTTCAT CATGACAACATTGTCAAGTACATTGGCTTTGTCAAGTCCGTTGACGCCCTCAACATTATTCTAGA ATACTGTGAGAATGGTTCTCTGCACTCAATATGCAAGGCATATGGCAAGTTCCCCGAGAATCTGGTTGGGGTCTACATGACGCAGGTCCTGCAGGGACTACAATACCTGCACGACCAGGGTGTAATACATAGAGATATCAAAGGCGCCAACATTCTCACCACAAAGGATGGCACCGTCAAACTCGCAGACTTCGGCGTTTCAACCAGCACCCTCGCTGGTGGTCAGGATAAGGAGGCACAGGTTGTCGGCACACCATATTGGATGGCCCCTGAGATCATTCAGCTTTCCGGGGCGAGTTCCGCATCCGATATTTGGAGTGTTGGATGCACGGTtatcgagcttcttcaaggcaAGCCGCCATATCACAACTTGGCTGCTATGCCTGCTCTATTCGCAATTGTCAACGACGATCACCCCCCACTGCCTGAAGGCATCTCTGCT GCTGCCCGTGATTTTCTCATGCAATGTTTCCAAAAAGACCCCAATCTTCGTGTAACTGCCCGAAAACTACTTCGTCATGCCTGGATTACAGGTTGTCGCCGAACTGAAGCACCTGTATCAAAAACACCAGCCAATTTCAGCGATGCTGTGGAGGAAGTGAAGCAATGGAACAAAGCTCTAAAATCCTCCGGACCAAGACTTCGACAATCGACAGGCTCTGATGCCGGGCCTTCGTCAAGATTTCTTGGTGGAACTCCTGCCAAGGGAGGTCTGTCACTTGCAAAACTACGTCCTGGCGCAGGAGCTTTCAGTAAGCCTGAACTAGCTG ATGATGACAACTGGGACGATGATTTTGCGACATCTATTTCACCAAGCGCACTACAACTGCCGCATCTCAAGCCACAAGACAACTTCGGTGGTCTACTATCGAGTGATCGTCTCAAAGCCTTTGCCTCAGTGAATGATGGAAGAAATGACAGTAATTCGTACGATGACGACTTTGAGGGCGAGTTGATGACAATAAAGGGGCCAGGCCACTGGCAAGACATCGATCCACAGGAGCAGACAATCAGACCATTACCGAAGAAGCCCACGAAATCCTCAGAGCCTGTGAAAACGCACAGTCGAAATAAATCAAGCTCAAGTAAGGTCGCTGGTGCAGGCCGGACCAGATCGCCGACAAAATCAAATCTAAATACCAAGTTCGAGCTTCCACCAAGGCCAGATATCATCTATCGGGAACAAAGTATGGAAGACTTCTCAGATCTATTCGTGGATAATGACAACGTCTTCACTCACAATGCGAATCAAGCTGTTAGACGAGTAAGTTACATGTGTCTGGACCCCATGCGCTCAAGGCTCACAAAGCTACAGAACTCACGACAGACTGATGCACCACAACTCTTTCACCCATCTGATCTTACATCATTACCGAGGTCAATGCAGGAATCTGGCTCAGGTagtatgaagaagaagcctttGTCTCGACCATCAGTTCTCCCTGACAGGCCAATGCGACGAACACGATCATCGATAGAAATCCAGAAGTTCgcagaagatgacgacgaagattTTAGCGATGTTTTCGGACCTGAATCATCAATAGCGGAGAAAGAGGAGAGCGAAAAGGGGTCCGAGGACGGCGGTTTGATGCTCATGTCTCGTGTGTCGAGCAATTCCTGGCTAGgagacgacgaagacgaagatgatcCCTTCGCATCGATGGATCCAGgatgggatgagatggatcTGGAGGCCAACATCGCCAGAGACCGACATGCCAGGTTAGCCGAGAGGGTAGAGGACTTGGTAAGGTCTCTCAAAACGACTGAGGGTGAGGACGCCCTGGCTGAGTTCTCGGAAGATTTG CTTGCCTTGCTCTGGGAGAACAACGAGGTGAAGAATCTAATCATCAGCGCTCACGGGTTGTTACCGATTCTTGAAATTTTGGAGCCTTGTACCGTCAAAAGCAGGCAGTACATGATCCTGCAGCTCCTCAAGGTCGTCAATGCA ATCATCCTCGATGATGTGGAAATTCAAGAAAACTTGTGTTTCGTTGGTGGCATTCCCATTATTACCAAGTTTGCTGCACGACAATACTCCGATGAGATTCGTCTTGAGGCGGCTGCTTTTGTCCGGCAGATGTATCAAACGTCGACATTGACCCTACAGATGTTCGTGTCTGCGGGTGGTTTGAACGTGCTGGTCGAGTTCCTTGATGAGGATTACGACGTTACTCGAGACCTTGTTCTTATTGGGGTCAACGGTATCTGGAACGTATTTGAGCTTCAAGGACCAACCCCCAAGAACGACTTTTGCAGAATCTTCTCACGAAGCAAGATTCTATATCCGTTGGCGCTTGTCTTGCACCGAGTCTTAGACGAAGAGGGCGAGGACGAGCTTGGTGAGCTTGTCGAAGGACGCATCGTCAACATTTTCTATCTCTTCAGTCAAGCTGAGAACTACGTCAAGGAGGTTGTAGCAGATCGGCAAGTACTGAAGAGTGTACTAAAAGATCTACGGCGCATGACGCCAATACATCAGATCACAATgctcaagttcatcaagaacctttCGATGCTTTCGACGACGATTGAGTCGCTGCACTCAGCCGATGCTATCGAATTCTTGATCGATCTTCTGAGCTACAGCATGAAGAAGGGCCAGACACATTTCCGTGAAATATCTAATCAGGTTCTCAACACATTATTTAATCTCTGCCGCCTGAGCAAGGAACGACAGGAggatgctgctgttggtggcATTATTCCTCTACTGCTGAGAATCATGCAGACCGATCGACCTCCGAAAGAATTCGCCCTCCCGATACTCTGTGACATGGCACACTCAGGGTCCAAGGGCCGCAGATACTTGTGGCAGAACAAGGGTCTCAACTTTTACGTATCATTACTTACAGACCAGTACTGGCAGGTTACTGCGCTCGATGCCATCTTGGTCTGGCTACAGGAGGAAACAGCTAATGTAGAGACTCACCTTGCTGATGGTAACTTCACACGAGCGATTATCAGTTGCTTTAGCACCAACAGGGTGAACGCCTTTGATTCCAACCTATTGGAACCACTACTCAAACTTCTGCGCCTCAGCCCGTCAGTCGCGGCCTCGCTGGCGAAGCCCGAGATGTTTGCGGGCATTGCGCAGCGTTTGACTCACAAGAAGGCGGTTGTGCGACTTAACCTCCTGAGACTGGTGAGGACTATCATGGATGCTTGTGAGCCTGGCTTGGGCAGTGGCGATGGAACGAGATCCCTCAACAGCTCCCAGGTGCGATCTCTCATGGCTGCTATTCAGACTCTATCAGAGAAGGACTCGGCTGTCCTCGTACGAAACCTCGCTTCGGAGTTGGTGCGGTCCAACATCGAGCCAAGTGGAAGATCCAGCGAGGGAGCGTCCGGTGCTGTACCAagttcatcgtcgtcaagaaGGCCAGGATCCCGACGGGGTGCAAGCTACACACCCCCTGGCTTACATTCGTCGGCGTCAGTTCCGCAGACACCTACGCATAGGAGCCGTGGTAGTCTTGCGAGCAATACTTATATCGAAGTAGCAGCGAGTCCACGGCGAACAGCTGCTGTCGAACGAGAACGGGAGGGAGCACTATACAGGCCCCGAAGTAGGGATGGGCCAACAGGTATCCCCCGGCGTGTCAGCGGCGAATTTGTATCCGCAAAGAGTCGCCTCCCTCGCACATCGCTGGCTACGTCGAGTAGCTCCAGAGCAGCCATAGGGATCAGTGCCAACGGCAACAGTCCGGCCCTAAACTCCCGCAGCGATATTACCATGAGCGCCCGAAGCGATAGCAGCTTGAGCAATAAGGAGAATGTAGGCCGCGCGCCGAGCAGTCGCGATGGACTCAGAAGCAGAGATGGGTTGAGCAGTAGAGATGGATTGAGTAGTAGAGACGGGCTCGGCAGTAGAGATGGCAGCATGGCATCTCCAGGGTTGCCAGAGGTAGCAGAACGAGCGGGCATAAATAAGAGACGGAGTCGAATGCCCGGAGAGCCCAAATGGACTTGA